A DNA window from Paenibacillus andongensis contains the following coding sequences:
- a CDS encoding cache domain-containing sensor histidine kinase, whose translation MKFSSLKKLISPTVSIQGKIFVAFSLVTLLGIVAVTSIVYLYMRETVKNNAITSVTESIRQADESLNLRLEEVSRLNTVVATNKTVLDTLLSKTEEPSYEWFQEQKRIEEFLSALIAYKPYISRVAVIGLNEKVFFVGSPWLDKNVLFTPMMDNLLQNGSGHAYFHQTGSSNSIVTGRELRYNRNLIGMVMFDLNDEIIKKIYDVKPTSDSMLYVVDRKKEFIYQPDTSVLDKETIIRLNQELGGTDGSVERIINQTSYLVVMQKSDYTGWSTLALVPMKSLLTETARIRNVLATVAIIVFIIIVIGTLQVSSRMTRNIRRLRSMMMHVMEGNMTLPPVEIHSKDEIGQLYHVFKSMVEELKRLLEGIVTTEKEKREAELAVLQAQIRPHFLYNTLNTVKYLAKLNGVPNIVEVSKSLIELMRGVLGNTNEFLSLQEELQYVRSYVTIEKYKYVEPIHLKIEVENEELLQLSVLKLMLQPLVENAIIHGLSSSQQEGLVLIRIYEESKELRIEVRDNGKGMSKEQIDALFEVNKNTRFSGMGVRNVHERIVRLFGEPYGVFLDSEPDAYTTVQIRFPWLDRIGQEE comes from the coding sequence ATGAAGTTTTCCTCCTTGAAAAAGTTGATTTCACCCACGGTAAGCATCCAGGGGAAAATCTTCGTTGCTTTCAGTCTGGTTACGCTGCTTGGCATCGTGGCCGTGACGAGTATTGTTTATTTGTACATGAGAGAAACGGTTAAGAACAATGCGATTACTTCCGTTACGGAAAGCATCCGGCAGGCGGATGAGTCTTTAAATCTCCGACTGGAGGAAGTTAGCCGATTAAATACGGTGGTCGCCACGAATAAAACCGTGCTTGATACGTTGCTTAGCAAGACCGAGGAACCAAGTTACGAGTGGTTTCAGGAGCAAAAACGGATCGAGGAGTTTTTATCCGCATTGATTGCCTACAAGCCGTACATTTCACGCGTTGCCGTCATTGGCTTGAACGAGAAGGTGTTTTTCGTCGGCTCCCCTTGGCTCGACAAGAATGTGTTATTTACTCCGATGATGGACAATTTGCTTCAAAATGGATCGGGCCATGCCTATTTTCATCAAACCGGCTCCAGCAACTCCATTGTTACCGGGCGTGAACTCCGCTATAACCGGAATTTAATCGGTATGGTGATGTTCGACCTGAATGACGAGATCATTAAGAAAATTTATGATGTCAAACCTACATCGGACAGCATGTTATATGTCGTAGACAGGAAGAAGGAATTCATTTATCAACCGGACACAAGCGTTCTTGATAAGGAAACGATTATTCGGCTTAATCAGGAGCTCGGCGGTACGGACGGTTCGGTTGAAAGGATCATTAACCAAACTTCGTATCTAGTCGTCATGCAGAAATCGGATTATACAGGGTGGTCCACGCTTGCACTTGTTCCTATGAAATCGCTCCTGACGGAAACGGCGCGGATCCGCAATGTATTAGCCACAGTAGCTATTATAGTGTTCATCATTATCGTCATCGGTACTTTACAGGTTTCCTCTAGAATGACAAGAAATATTCGAAGGCTGAGATCGATGATGATGCATGTCATGGAAGGCAATATGACGCTGCCGCCTGTCGAAATTCATTCCAAGGATGAAATTGGTCAGCTTTATCATGTTTTCAAAAGCATGGTAGAGGAATTAAAGCGTTTACTTGAGGGCATCGTGACGACCGAGAAGGAAAAACGTGAAGCGGAGCTGGCTGTTTTACAGGCTCAAATCCGCCCTCATTTTCTATATAACACACTGAATACGGTTAAATATTTGGCCAAGCTAAACGGGGTGCCGAATATTGTTGAGGTATCCAAATCCTTGATCGAGCTCATGCGCGGTGTACTCGGAAATACGAATGAATTTCTCTCACTGCAAGAAGAGCTGCAGTATGTCCGCAGTTACGTAACGATTGAAAAGTACAAATATGTGGAACCTATCCATTTGAAGATAGAAGTCGAAAATGAAGAGCTTTTACAGCTCAGCGTGTTGAAGCTGATGCTGCAGCCTCTTGTGGAAAATGCCATCATACACGGGCTATCCTCCTCGCAGCAGGAGGGCTTGGTGCTGATTCGCATTTATGAGGAAAGCAAGGAACTGAGAATCGAAGTTCGAGATAATGGCAAGGGCATGTCGAAGGAACAGATCGATGCGCTGTTTGAAGTAAATAAAAATACACGCTTCAGCGGCATGGGAGTCCGTAACGTGCATGAGCGCATCGTTCGACTGTTCGGGGAGCCTTACGGCGTGTTTCTCGATAGTGAGCCTGATGCGTATACCACCGTGCAGATCAGATTTCCATGGTTGGATCGAATTGGACAGGAGGAATGA
- a CDS encoding AraC family transcriptional regulator, with product MTMLNKHGKTGPVYHLPSVGEPPPLSVQFLGINHCEPDYSNIRKLAKITVFGFVLSGQGCVKVGTHSHMARQGDVFILPAGCFHEVASDIDHQEQWSYIWLNISGNWILKMLEAYQLLPHIVTQDSGLEYLFIEAIEAAKQKSVEVLQTELQVILMRIIVSLSETLRKGGDALTSTVQAIKQYLDNSILHPFDSTQLSSLIGLSNKQMNRLFKRDLGTTIYHYVITKKLESAKRMLLDTQLTISDIAYKLGYVDPHYFSNLFQTKTGVRPSDFRKIFSKTQ from the coding sequence ATGACGATGTTGAATAAACACGGCAAGACTGGACCCGTTTATCACCTGCCTTCAGTAGGAGAGCCTCCTCCTCTGAGTGTGCAGTTCTTGGGGATTAATCACTGTGAACCGGATTACAGCAATATTCGGAAGCTTGCAAAAATTACAGTTTTCGGTTTTGTACTTTCAGGGCAAGGCTGTGTTAAGGTCGGTACCCACTCCCATATGGCTCGTCAGGGAGACGTATTTATCCTTCCAGCAGGCTGCTTCCATGAAGTTGCCTCCGATATTGATCACCAGGAGCAATGGAGCTATATATGGCTAAACATTAGCGGAAACTGGATTCTAAAGATGCTTGAAGCTTATCAACTGCTTCCTCATATCGTGACGCAGGATAGCGGGTTGGAATATTTGTTTATAGAGGCTATTGAAGCGGCTAAGCAAAAGTCAGTTGAGGTCTTGCAAACCGAGCTTCAGGTCATTCTTATGCGAATCATCGTCAGCCTCTCTGAAACATTGCGTAAAGGAGGAGATGCTTTAACATCAACGGTTCAAGCTATAAAGCAGTATTTGGATAACAGTATCCTGCATCCATTCGACTCGACTCAGCTCTCTTCACTTATTGGCCTCTCGAATAAACAAATGAATCGCTTATTTAAAAGAGATCTCGGAACGACCATTTATCACTATGTCATCACAAAAAAGCTAGAATCCGCTAAACGGATGCTGCTTGACACACAACTGACCATAAGCGATATTGCTTATAAGCTTGGATATGTCGATCCGCATTATTTTTCGAACCTGTTCCAAACTAAAACCGGTGTGAGACCAAGCGACTTTCGAAAGATATTTAGTAAAACCCAATAG
- a CDS encoding family 43 glycosylhydrolase, translated as MKSDFIMQPPHPETEWSACTGYSESAVFIEPIIDVSLRDASICTGPDHRYYLTGTTDGSSVQVWTSADLKSWTGPAAVWSLEQDGTWQKESTSPTGISAPEIRYVKGTFWVTYGLTQGGTGLLKSLSASVMGPYEDMGKMTADGQDASLFEDEDGAVYWVYSNGKIARMNEDMTGLAEIPRMVEVQPWRVAGREDHPSYIRNLQVGDYGAFLYKRDGYYYMFCADALERMGSDAVDTFVAVSQSIYGPYSRRYLALPHGGQMTLFDGPEDRLYASFTGCGSYSPVEHYPSVVAMTLEGPGFIRPTKEVILEKGAVGSLKPVADFPIRDPHISTGPDGTYYMTGTSDEPHRNFWDRNNQLHLWRSKDLKEWHHVAKVWDLSENGTWENNMYKNPCLWAPEMIYLYGTFWITYSLQGGGTGMIKSVSGHAEGPYIDMGRMTNTDIDSSLFLDEDGEVYFVWQDGKIARMKKDMTGFAEDPRKLLCSDGQRVGYEGAFIVKYKGKYILGAAEWSGDKRVDGTYDLMYATSENVYGPYTPRRLAVPHGGHGTMFIDRDGRLLSTFFGNDRTAPFRTRPGIVLLRAEEDEQGLCIAPCCE; from the coding sequence ATGAAGAGTGATTTTATCATGCAGCCTCCGCATCCTGAAACGGAATGGTCCGCCTGTACAGGCTATTCTGAATCGGCAGTATTCATAGAACCAATTATAGATGTCTCCTTAAGAGATGCCAGTATATGCACCGGGCCGGATCATAGGTACTATTTGACCGGAACGACAGATGGCTCAAGCGTGCAGGTATGGACATCCGCAGATTTAAAGTCATGGACGGGGCCAGCCGCAGTGTGGAGCTTGGAGCAAGACGGAACGTGGCAAAAGGAGAGCACGAGCCCAACTGGCATAAGTGCGCCGGAAATCCGCTATGTGAAAGGAACGTTCTGGGTTACATATGGGTTAACGCAAGGCGGCACTGGCTTGCTCAAAAGCTTGTCCGCCTCTGTGATGGGGCCATACGAGGATATGGGAAAGATGACGGCTGACGGGCAGGATGCCTCCTTATTTGAGGATGAGGACGGAGCTGTATATTGGGTTTATAGCAATGGCAAGATTGCTCGGATGAATGAGGACATGACCGGACTTGCGGAAATTCCCCGGATGGTTGAAGTGCAGCCTTGGAGGGTTGCGGGGCGGGAGGATCATCCATCGTACATACGGAATCTGCAGGTAGGAGATTACGGGGCTTTTTTATACAAGCGGGATGGGTACTACTATATGTTCTGTGCAGATGCGCTTGAGAGGATGGGAAGCGATGCTGTAGATACTTTTGTAGCGGTGAGCCAATCGATCTATGGTCCGTACAGCCGGCGGTATTTGGCACTGCCCCATGGGGGGCAAATGACTTTATTTGACGGACCGGAGGATCGGCTCTACGCATCTTTTACGGGCTGTGGCAGCTATTCGCCGGTCGAGCATTACCCCTCCGTTGTGGCGATGACGTTAGAAGGCCCTGGATTTATTAGACCGACGAAGGAAGTGATACTTGAGAAAGGCGCCGTGGGAAGTCTCAAGCCCGTAGCGGACTTTCCGATTCGGGATCCTCATATTAGCACAGGCCCGGATGGGACGTATTATATGACGGGGACTTCTGATGAGCCGCATCGCAATTTCTGGGACCGGAATAACCAGCTTCACCTGTGGCGCTCTAAAGATTTGAAGGAATGGCACCATGTGGCGAAAGTATGGGATTTATCCGAGAACGGTACATGGGAGAACAACATGTATAAGAATCCGTGTCTTTGGGCGCCGGAGATGATCTATTTGTACGGAACGTTCTGGATCACTTATTCTCTTCAAGGCGGAGGCACCGGGATGATTAAAAGCGTATCCGGACACGCGGAAGGCCCCTATATCGATATGGGACGCATGACGAATACGGATATCGATTCCAGTCTGTTCCTAGATGAGGACGGCGAGGTGTATTTTGTATGGCAGGACGGGAAAATAGCCCGGATGAAAAAGGATATGACAGGCTTCGCGGAAGATCCCCGCAAGCTGCTGTGCTCAGACGGACAGCGCGTAGGATATGAGGGGGCTTTTATCGTGAAGTACAAAGGGAAGTATATTCTTGGTGCGGCGGAATGGAGTGGCGACAAGCGGGTGGACGGCACTTATGATTTGATGTATGCCACCTCTGAGAACGTTTACGGCCCATATACCCCAAGACGGTTGGCGGTGCCCCATGGAGGCCACGGAACGATGTTCATCGATCGTGACGGCAGACTCTTGTCCACCTTTTTTGGAAACGATCGAACGGCTCCGTTTCGAACCCGTCCGGGAATCGTTCTGCTTCGGGCCGAAGAAGATGAACAAGGGCTATGCATAGCGCCTTGTTGTGAGTAA
- a CDS encoding sulfatase family protein, whose protein sequence is MKKPNILLITSDQQHWNTLGAFNSEMKTPNLDRLVKEGTTFTRSYCPNPTCTPTRASIITGMYPSQHGAWTLGTKLLENVHTVGEDFREAGYRSALVGKAHFQPLASTEQYPSLEAYPILQDLDFWKENNGPFYGFDHVELARNHTNESHVGQHYALWMEEKGCLNWRDYFLPPTGTMDRSLLHKWPIPEKYHYNTWIAERTNALLEQYKEDDQGFFLWSSFFDPHPDYLVPEPWDTMYDPKQLTIPVVTPGEHDHNPPHFHLTQMEHPDFEPWNEGDFAVHGYHSHSELYSDHDRKQLVATYYGMISLMDKYIGNILNKLDELGLADNTIVVFTTDHGHFFGQHGLQAKGGFHYEDLIKIPFIVRYPGQVPAGVTSPAIQSLVDLAPTFLSLCGISIPHHMTGLDQSQVWCGQKSQVRDHAICEFRHTPTTIHQKTYVDERYKITVYYNQTYGEIFDLQEDPGEIRNLWNNPECQSLKSELLLKYVWAELGKESMAMPRVWHA, encoded by the coding sequence ATGAAGAAACCTAATATTTTGTTAATCACTAGCGATCAGCAGCATTGGAATACGCTAGGTGCTTTTAATTCAGAAATGAAGACACCGAATCTGGATCGTCTGGTGAAGGAAGGAACTACATTTACACGTTCGTATTGTCCGAATCCCACTTGTACTCCGACTAGGGCTTCCATCATTACCGGCATGTATCCAAGCCAACACGGAGCATGGACATTAGGCACGAAGCTGTTAGAGAATGTTCATACGGTAGGAGAAGATTTCCGTGAAGCCGGTTACAGATCTGCTCTCGTAGGCAAAGCTCATTTTCAGCCGTTAGCATCAACTGAGCAATATCCATCTCTCGAGGCTTATCCGATCTTACAGGATCTTGATTTTTGGAAGGAAAATAACGGGCCCTTTTACGGTTTTGATCATGTAGAGTTAGCACGTAATCATACGAATGAGTCACATGTCGGCCAACATTACGCACTTTGGATGGAAGAAAAGGGCTGTTTGAACTGGCGTGACTATTTCCTGCCGCCAACAGGTACGATGGATCGTTCCCTTCTCCATAAATGGCCTATCCCTGAAAAATATCACTACAATACCTGGATAGCAGAAAGGACCAACGCTCTTTTGGAGCAATATAAAGAAGACGATCAAGGTTTCTTCCTCTGGTCCAGCTTCTTTGATCCTCACCCGGATTATTTGGTACCTGAACCGTGGGATACGATGTATGACCCGAAACAGCTGACCATTCCTGTCGTTACGCCCGGCGAGCATGATCACAATCCGCCTCATTTTCATTTAACGCAAATGGAGCACCCGGATTTTGAACCCTGGAATGAAGGGGATTTTGCCGTACACGGATATCATTCCCACTCGGAGCTATATTCCGATCATGACCGCAAACAGCTGGTAGCAACCTACTATGGCATGATCAGTCTAATGGACAAATACATTGGAAATATTCTCAACAAGCTTGATGAGCTGGGGCTTGCAGACAATACGATCGTTGTATTTACAACAGACCATGGGCACTTCTTTGGTCAACATGGCCTTCAGGCCAAAGGAGGCTTTCATTACGAAGACCTTATCAAAATTCCATTTATCGTCCGGTATCCTGGTCAAGTTCCAGCTGGGGTAACCTCGCCTGCCATTCAGTCATTGGTAGATTTGGCCCCTACCTTTTTATCTCTATGTGGCATTTCGATTCCCCACCATATGACAGGTTTGGATCAATCACAAGTATGGTGCGGTCAGAAGAGCCAAGTCAGGGATCATGCCATCTGCGAGTTTCGCCATACCCCGACGACGATTCATCAAAAAACGTATGTTGATGAACGGTATAAAATTACCGTGTACTATAACCAAACTTATGGTGAAATCTTTGATTTGCAGGAGGATCCGGGCGAAATCCGTAACTTATGGAATAATCCAGAGTGCCAATCCTTAAAATCAGAGCTTTTGTTGAAATATGTATGGGCAGAGCTAGGCAAAGAGTCTATGGCGATGCCTCGAGTCTGGCATGCATGA
- a CDS encoding AraC family transcriptional regulator, producing MQEFAHEYAQQLYLNPSEFIKMSGLWCLRLGHNVAKPNYQVGPKRIECYSLHFVVEGQLLLQYEDRDAILKPGDICCFFPDESYSYRIYEPEKTLKLIWIAFQGPQAAPLLQSLGLTQTTPILRARCSKEVWTKLYALLHFISDQPDSVQDIGFSLDLQEKLYAVFAVLMKEEKAINDAKGIVDDIPWLKRSLDFMQLHYMEGISIKEVAEVAGVHRSYFSDIFKKMIGVSPNRYLYRLKMEKAAALISLGDRNITEVAYTVGYPSLYSFSRAYSNYYGYSPGSKR from the coding sequence ATGCAGGAATTTGCCCACGAATATGCACAACAACTTTATTTGAACCCGAGTGAGTTTATTAAAATGAGTGGTTTGTGGTGTCTCCGCCTTGGGCATAACGTTGCCAAACCTAACTATCAGGTCGGGCCTAAAAGAATCGAATGTTACAGCCTTCATTTCGTGGTTGAAGGTCAATTACTGCTTCAATATGAAGACCGGGATGCGATTCTCAAACCTGGCGACATTTGCTGCTTCTTCCCGGATGAATCGTATTCATACCGCATCTACGAACCGGAAAAGACCTTAAAACTTATTTGGATTGCCTTTCAAGGTCCCCAGGCTGCTCCTCTGCTGCAATCGCTAGGACTAACTCAGACCACTCCCATTCTGCGTGCAAGATGCAGCAAGGAAGTTTGGACTAAACTATATGCATTACTTCATTTTATCTCGGATCAACCGGATAGCGTTCAGGATATCGGCTTCTCATTAGATCTGCAGGAAAAGCTATATGCTGTCTTTGCTGTGCTTATGAAAGAGGAAAAGGCGATTAACGATGCCAAAGGTATTGTAGATGACATACCATGGCTGAAGCGTTCACTAGATTTTATGCAATTGCATTATATGGAAGGAATCAGCATCAAGGAGGTCGCTGAGGTGGCGGGGGTACACAGATCTTACTTCTCGGATATATTCAAGAAAATGATAGGCGTATCCCCTAACCGCTATTTGTACCGGCTAAAAATGGAAAAGGCGGCAGCGTTGATCTCATTAGGAGATAGGAATATAACAGAGGTCGCTTATACGGTCGGCTATCCAAGCCTATATTCGTTCTCACGAGCTTATAGCAATTATTATGGCTATTCTCCAGGCAGCAAGCGGTAA